From a single Paenibacillus sp. FSL R5-0345 genomic region:
- a CDS encoding GNAT family N-acetyltransferase yields the protein MKLGSQRIDLAPLNAAELSLATENYAELQQHLGLNAISAELDDDMQYAMKVRLKKVRQEPEHYLWLTNWAIIHQKDQCIIGFIILKGYPNEKGEVTIGYVIDEKYRRKGYATEALRTINTWILSHPQAIYVIADTEKDNIASHKVLERLGSERYLETEDLIWWRIAKELS from the coding sequence ATGAAGCTTGGAAGCCAACGGATCGATTTGGCGCCTTTAAATGCTGCAGAGCTTTCACTAGCCACAGAAAACTACGCCGAACTTCAGCAACATTTGGGTTTAAACGCCATTAGTGCCGAGCTTGACGATGACATGCAATATGCGATGAAGGTACGGCTCAAAAAAGTGCGGCAGGAACCAGAGCATTACCTATGGTTGACCAATTGGGCAATCATTCATCAGAAAGATCAATGCATTATCGGGTTCATTATTCTTAAAGGGTATCCGAATGAAAAAGGCGAGGTTACTATAGGTTACGTGATTGATGAGAAATATAGAAGAAAAGGATACGCTACTGAGGCATTGCGGACGATCAATACGTGGATTCTCAGCCATCCCCAAGCCATCTATGTAATCGCTGATACTGAAAAAGATAATATTGCCTCTCATAAAGTATTGGAGCGCTTAGGTTCAGAAAGGTACCTAGAGACTGAGGATTTGATCTGGTGGAGAATCGCAAAAGAACTTTCATGA
- a CDS encoding sugar phosphate nucleotidyltransferase, whose amino-acid sequence MKGVILAGGTGSRLQPLTRLMNKHLLPVGKYPMVCYGIDRLRRGGITDILLVISKQSAGLYTDFLGSGAAFGVSLTYKIQEAAGGIAEALDLAEGFIFPGERFVVLLGDNLFMDDLTPYVESYLRQPEGTAKVLLKPVDDARRYGVPVFDSQDSAWIAYIEEKPEHPKTKFCVTGIYMYDEAVFDIIRQVSPSKRGELEITDVNNIYAANRRLSYDVLKEWWSDAGTFQSLREAGEKLKDALP is encoded by the coding sequence GTGAAAGGAGTCATACTGGCGGGCGGAACAGGATCCAGACTTCAACCGCTGACCCGGCTTATGAACAAACATTTGCTTCCGGTCGGCAAATATCCTATGGTGTGTTACGGCATAGATCGGCTTCGCCGAGGAGGAATTACCGACATTCTTCTGGTCATCAGCAAGCAGTCTGCTGGTCTGTATACGGATTTTTTAGGCAGCGGTGCAGCCTTTGGTGTATCTCTGACCTACAAAATTCAGGAGGCTGCTGGAGGCATTGCAGAGGCTCTTGATTTAGCAGAAGGATTCATTTTCCCTGGAGAACGGTTTGTCGTATTGCTTGGGGATAATCTATTTATGGATGATCTGACGCCTTATGTGGAGAGCTATCTTCGACAGCCTGAAGGAACAGCGAAGGTATTGTTGAAGCCGGTGGATGACGCTCGTAGATACGGTGTTCCCGTATTCGACAGTCAAGATTCTGCTTGGATTGCATATATCGAAGAGAAGCCGGAGCATCCAAAGACTAAATTTTGTGTAACAGGTATTTATATGTACGATGAAGCTGTGTTTGATATCATTCGCCAAGTATCCCCTTCCAAGAGAGGGGAACTGGAGATTACCGATGTAAATAATATATATGCTGCCAACCGCAGGCTTAGCTATGATGTCCTCAAGGAGTGGTGGAGTGATGCGGGCACGTTCCAGTCTCTGCGGGAGGCGGGAGAGAAGCTAAAGGATGCACTGCCATAA
- a CDS encoding glycosyltransferase family 2 protein has translation MTMTSIIIPTYNALPLLRSCVESIRAYTPLPYEIIVVDNASTDGTDAYCRANRITFISLPENRGFPSACNMGLLLASGDELLLLNNDVVVSHGWLTNLKRSLYSAPEVGIVGPVTNYASGRQQVKTDYDSLLDFHKAAERTNRSNPQKWLETKRLVGLCFLFKRELLTSVGLLDERYSPGHYEDDDYCYRARLKGYRLLIAGDCLIHHEGSASFKQVYHTGLQELVERNRKLFMNKWNVDPILFI, from the coding sequence ATGACGATGACCAGTATTATTATTCCGACCTACAACGCATTGCCTCTGCTGCGGTCCTGTGTGGAATCGATTCGTGCCTATACTCCGCTGCCTTACGAGATCATCGTTGTAGACAATGCTTCAACGGATGGAACGGATGCCTATTGCCGCGCGAATCGTATAACGTTTATTTCTTTGCCTGAGAATCGAGGTTTTCCATCCGCATGCAATATGGGCTTATTGTTAGCATCGGGTGATGAATTACTGCTGCTGAACAATGATGTGGTGGTTTCCCACGGATGGTTAACCAATCTGAAGAGATCATTATATAGTGCTCCTGAAGTAGGTATTGTTGGACCTGTGACTAACTATGCGAGTGGACGTCAACAGGTGAAGACTGATTATGACAGTCTGTTGGATTTTCATAAGGCTGCAGAGAGAACTAACCGTTCCAATCCTCAAAAATGGCTGGAGACTAAACGGTTGGTAGGATTATGTTTTTTATTCAAAAGAGAGTTACTTACTTCCGTAGGTCTGCTGGATGAGAGATACTCACCTGGACATTACGAGGACGATGACTATTGCTATCGCGCCAGGCTAAAGGGATACCGATTGCTCATCGCAGGGGATTGCCTTATACACCATGAAGGAAGTGCGAGCTTTAAGCAGGTATACCACACCGGGCTGCAGGAGCTGGTGGAACGAAATCGTAAGCTTTTTATGAACAAATGGAATGTGGATCCAATACTTTTCATATAA
- a CDS encoding glycosyltransferase family 2 protein — protein MMVALLQVSGSSTVRRGTATRTVKKRSAARPSKTTRAPRQRAANRSVKREAAAVRSPILSRQSKVGREAMKLPSLRGTLSVIISARNEEQTLGRLLQQASRLEPAEIIVVLNGCSDSSFPISRQHRQAVIVHCPESVGHDVGRAIGAKLSRGDILLFLDGDMVIPASQLELFTAAVDGGIDVALNDLDPLMPSFGLCDDVTRSKLFLNYALGRYDLGVSSMTAVPHALSRRALETIGYRELIVPPKAQALSVLKKLRVEKVGTVNVIKHNRLRQANIGAGNAVEKLIIGDHAEALLEVLSRRDDGGLRNNETQREYRRQVAAWRNRI, from the coding sequence ATGATGGTTGCTCTGTTACAAGTATCTGGCAGCTCCACCGTTCGACGAGGAACAGCAACTCGTACGGTAAAGAAACGTTCAGCAGCTCGTCCGTCCAAAACGACACGGGCACCCCGTCAAAGGGCAGCGAATCGTTCTGTAAAAAGAGAAGCCGCTGCCGTTCGATCGCCTATTTTGTCTCGGCAATCAAAGGTAGGTCGTGAGGCAATGAAACTACCGAGCTTACGTGGGACCTTGTCGGTTATTATCTCCGCGCGTAACGAGGAGCAGACCCTGGGACGTCTGCTACAACAGGCATCCCGGTTGGAGCCTGCTGAAATAATCGTCGTGCTGAACGGTTGCAGCGATAGCAGCTTTCCCATTTCCAGACAACATCGTCAAGCTGTAATTGTACATTGTCCGGAGTCTGTCGGACATGACGTAGGGCGGGCTATTGGCGCGAAGCTGAGTCGAGGAGATATTCTGCTCTTTCTGGACGGAGACATGGTCATTCCTGCATCTCAGCTCGAATTATTCACAGCTGCGGTAGATGGAGGAATTGATGTGGCTCTTAATGATTTGGATCCACTGATGCCTTCTTTTGGATTATGCGACGATGTCACTCGCAGCAAGCTGTTTCTGAATTATGCTCTAGGACGGTACGATCTCGGAGTTAGCTCTATGACGGCTGTCCCGCACGCGCTTTCTCGGCGAGCGCTTGAGACCATAGGCTACCGTGAATTAATAGTTCCTCCTAAAGCCCAAGCTCTTTCTGTATTGAAAAAGCTAAGGGTGGAGAAAGTGGGAACAGTAAATGTGATTAAGCATAATCGGCTGCGTCAGGCGAACATAGGCGCTGGAAATGCAGTGGAGAAACTGATCATAGGGGATCACGCAGAGGCTCTCCTTGAGGTGCTTTCCCGTCGTGATGATGGGGGCCTACGAAATAATGAAACGCAGCGCGAATACCGCAGACAAGTAGCCGCTTGGAGGAACCGGATATGA
- a CDS encoding glycosyltransferase family 2 protein yields MKPKRTSARRTGRRVSRIKRRTSRPVRQVAAVPIVNHPNPYVSVIIPAMNEAKTIAGVISGARGVHPRCEVIVVVNGSADQTAEIALSLGAHVISYELPLGHDAGRSVGAEAAKGEVLLFTDGDLVIPATGLRPFVTAISGGADIALNDYSGPVRKLSPHPVVLSKHALNILLGRPDLKGCSMTAVPHAISRRALEILGSESLSRPPLAHAQAVLSGLRVVAAHKVHVGKLNAVRRKEDGTDPLQQLITTDHMEAVSLLLEHRGNRAGFSDGTRRREMVR; encoded by the coding sequence ATGAAGCCCAAACGTACTTCTGCCCGCCGCACAGGACGGCGGGTCTCTCGGATCAAGCGGCGGACTTCACGCCCAGTGCGGCAAGTCGCTGCAGTCCCTATCGTTAACCATCCAAATCCCTATGTTTCCGTAATTATTCCGGCTATGAACGAAGCTAAAACCATTGCGGGAGTGATATCCGGAGCTAGAGGGGTCCATCCGCGCTGCGAGGTTATTGTAGTCGTCAACGGATCAGCCGATCAAACGGCAGAAATTGCTCTTTCGCTTGGTGCACATGTTATTTCCTATGAGTTGCCGCTTGGTCATGACGCTGGTCGCAGTGTGGGAGCAGAGGCAGCCAAGGGAGAGGTTCTCTTGTTTACAGATGGAGATTTAGTGATTCCTGCTACGGGGCTACGTCCTTTCGTCACCGCTATTAGCGGTGGGGCAGACATAGCGCTTAATGATTATTCCGGACCGGTACGAAAACTTTCACCACATCCGGTAGTACTGTCCAAACATGCACTCAATATTTTGCTTGGCCGTCCGGATCTAAAAGGATGTTCGATGACGGCAGTTCCGCACGCAATCAGCCGGAGAGCGCTTGAAATCTTAGGGAGTGAATCATTATCTCGTCCCCCTTTGGCACATGCTCAGGCAGTTCTGAGTGGTTTACGTGTGGTGGCTGCTCACAAAGTACATGTAGGGAAACTGAATGCAGTCAGACGTAAGGAAGATGGCACAGATCCTTTGCAGCAGTTGATTACAACAGATCATATGGAGGCTGTATCCCTCTTGCTTGAACACCGGGGAAACAGGGCAGGGTTTAGCGACGGAACCCGGCGCAGAGAGATGGTGAGATGA